From Macrobrachium nipponense isolate FS-2020 chromosome 6, ASM1510439v2, whole genome shotgun sequence, a single genomic window includes:
- the LOC135216630 gene encoding SCAN domain-containing protein 3-like — protein MHQSPHEVTSVISLSNSSVSRRIDEMAADVENQLLVSKLQVNDFSLQLDESTLPDNSALLMAFVRFLDVNDYDSRECFFALKLTTDTKGESCCHDWKAVNLIKKSALRDCLFQQLCEKNNEEFERLLLHTEVRWLSKGNCLHCFVALWDSGISFLSGTKLGQKLVDAKSDIFYLSDIFEKLNALNKELQRNDSNLFSCKEAITACKGKLKLFWLNLGRREFAQFPSLAVISTELLDDDLAVYVDHLKQLHNDMETRFSDLLQMTVPHWFVDPFIADASEVDVTQQESFIELQNNTTAQARFKCGGHQKLWMNQDVFKKYPQLWNDVKLLLLAFPTSYLVETGFSWVMYLLSDTKSP, from the exons ATGCATCAGAGTCCACATGAGGTAACTAGTGTTATCTCTCTCAGCAACTCCTCAGTATCACGCCGTATTGATGAGATGGCAGCTGATGTTGAAAACCAATTACTAGTCTCCAAACTGCAGGTGAATGATTTTTCGCTTCAACTCGATGAATCAACTTTACCTGATAATTCTGCTCTTCTGATGGCATTTGTGAGGTTTCTTGATGTTAATGATTATGATTCAAGGGAATGCTTTTTTGCATTGAAATTAACGACTGACACCAAAGGAGAATCCTGCTGCCATGATTGGAAG GCTGTCAACTTGATTAAAAAAAGTGCACTGCGAGATTGCCTCTTTCAGCAATTATGTGAAAAGAACAATGAAGAATTTGAACGACTTTTGTTGCACACTGAAGTCAGATGGCTCTCAAAAGGTAATTGCCTGCATTGTTTTGTTGCACTTTGGGACAGTGGTATCTCTTTCTTGAGTGGGACAAAACTTGGACAGAAACTTGTTGATGCAAAGAGTGACATCTTCTACCTGTCTGACATATTTGAAAAGCTAAATGCTCTGAACAAAGAGCTTCAAAGAAATGACTCCAACCTATTTTCCTGTAAGGAGGCAATTACTGCATGTAAAGGGAAACTCAAGCTGTTCTGGCTGAACCTTGGAAGACGGGAGTTTGCACAGTTTCCTTCCTTGGCAGTTATATCTACCGAGCTGCTTGATGATGACCTAGCAGTGTATGTTGACCATCTGAAGCAGTTGCATAATGATATGGAAACTCGCTTCTCAGACCTACTCCAAATGACTGTGCCACACTGGTTTGTGGATCCCTTCATTGCTGATGCATCTGAAGTTGATGTCACCCAACAAGAAAGTTTCATTGAACTTCAGAATAACACAACAGCTCAAGCAAGGTTCAAGTGTGGAGGACACCAGAAGCTGTGGATGAACCAAGATGTGTTTAAGAAGTACCCACAACTCTGGAATGATGTGAAGTTGCTCTTACTTGCCTTTCCCACGTCTTACTTGGTTGAGACTGGTTTCAGTTGGGTGATGTACCTGCTGTCAGACACGAAATCGCCTTGA